A genomic region of Desulfatibacillum aliphaticivorans DSM 15576 contains the following coding sequences:
- a CDS encoding response regulator, translating into MLGPGITICVADPNPRVRELLRREFSSLGCMVEMAGAAQEVVDKCLSAHPPDLLVLDPEISRADSSPILSRISMFMPGLPVVLHAFPGEALNHPAAHKAAAILEKGESTHRLRDVVSRILNERSAASGAS; encoded by the coding sequence ATGCTTGGACCAGGAATTACAATTTGCGTCGCCGACCCAAACCCCAGGGTGAGGGAATTGCTTCGAAGGGAGTTTTCCTCCCTTGGCTGCATGGTGGAGATGGCAGGCGCCGCTCAGGAGGTGGTGGACAAATGTCTGTCGGCCCATCCTCCTGACCTGCTGGTGCTGGATCCGGAGATATCCCGCGCGGATTCCTCTCCGATCCTTTCCCGCATTTCCATGTTCATGCCCGGATTGCCTGTGGTGCTTCACGCCTTTCCCGGTGAGGCCCTTAATCATCCGGCCGCGCATAAAGCCGCAGCTATTTTGGAAAAGGGGGAAAGCACGCATCGACTACGCGACGTGGTTTCCCGAATTTTGAATGAACGCAGCGCTGCCTCCGGGGCGAGTTAA
- a CDS encoding response regulator, protein MEKLKLMLVDDEERFLETTKKLLTKAGYEALTASSGEESLELLGMHTVHVVVLDVKMPGMDGLETLKKIKTLYPLTEVIMLTGHATVEDAVDGMKSGASDYVMKPCDINDLLGRVEEAFRRRKGIEERISMAQARSYVKSPREILRQKAE, encoded by the coding sequence ATGGAGAAATTAAAACTGATGCTGGTGGATGATGAGGAAAGATTTCTGGAAACCACGAAAAAACTCCTCACCAAGGCGGGATACGAAGCGCTCACCGCCTCCAGCGGGGAAGAATCTTTGGAATTGCTAGGCATGCACACCGTCCACGTGGTTGTTCTGGATGTAAAAATGCCCGGCATGGACGGTCTGGAAACGCTCAAAAAAATCAAAACCCTTTACCCGCTTACGGAGGTGATCATGCTGACCGGGCATGCCACCGTGGAGGATGCGGTGGACGGCATGAAATCCGGGGCATCTGATTACGTCATGAAGCCGTGCGACATCAACGATCTGTTGGGCAGGGTGGAAGAAGCCTTTAGGAGGCGCAAGGGAATTGAGGAGCGGATTTCCATGGCCCAGGCCCGGTCATACGTCAAGTCTCCCAGGGAAATACTCAGGCAAAAGGCGGAGTAG
- a CDS encoding SLC13 family permease codes for MSDTKKGKATGYDKFVDWKLFSIPVILFFVILILPTPYGMKDVGAEYKVGTKVVVNSITQELFGETSADADQWQLLLAKMMEQNLRMGALTKDRFMKRNMKWCSKYDIEATQANFDKAQAYVENNLSAEAFGKMMQDALKLRKHDLKYEELTGKDKAAADKGAWHIKVAIAMMAFVVFCFLTECIPLPGVAFCIGLILVFTGVVSRNDVAGLYWSDACWFIMGSLMFAAAFVKTGVDKRVCLMMFKKLAVPNVKWVTLIFFVIITPLAAFISDHALAAMFLPIGILLYQNSLSKEVPEDKELAKLLMIAIAMACNIGGPGAPSGGARNVIMMTYLNDMFGMDIGYFQWVTYCFPFLIIMIPITWFMVNWRFKPQIHSLAPAMDQLSREINKMGKWNSKQIWAFVIFVVMVFGWFTEKAFFDMGIYPVRLGIGVIAVAGAVAYLLTGVCNWRDYQERVDWGVVWLYAGAIIFGRTLDSTGAAYWMARSILDALAPLGMDSGLPLMLVNNGLTAVLTNLMADGPAAAAVGPISLNMAGLVHPGTTYLPFMAMGTAMASSFAYCLIIGTPPNAIVYAGGYLEPKDYLRVGLPMWFVANIVVILLVSVYWCFRGFSGLPAF; via the coding sequence ATGTCAGACACAAAAAAGGGAAAGGCCACCGGCTACGACAAGTTCGTCGATTGGAAATTGTTCAGCATTCCGGTGATTTTATTTTTCGTCATCCTCATCCTGCCTACGCCTTACGGAATGAAAGACGTGGGAGCCGAATACAAGGTGGGGACCAAAGTCGTCGTTAACTCTATCACTCAAGAACTTTTCGGCGAAACCAGCGCCGATGCCGATCAATGGCAGCTTTTGCTGGCCAAGATGATGGAACAGAACCTGCGCATGGGCGCGTTGACTAAAGACCGCTTTATGAAACGCAACATGAAATGGTGTTCCAAATACGACATTGAGGCCACGCAGGCCAATTTTGACAAAGCCCAGGCCTATGTCGAGAATAATCTGTCCGCCGAGGCCTTCGGGAAAATGATGCAGGACGCCCTGAAACTCCGAAAGCACGACCTGAAATACGAGGAGCTGACCGGCAAGGACAAAGCCGCTGCGGACAAGGGCGCCTGGCACATCAAGGTGGCCATAGCCATGATGGCTTTCGTGGTGTTCTGCTTCCTGACGGAGTGCATTCCGTTGCCGGGCGTTGCCTTCTGCATCGGCCTCATACTGGTGTTTACCGGGGTGGTGTCCCGCAACGACGTGGCCGGGCTTTATTGGAGCGACGCCTGCTGGTTTATCATGGGCAGCCTTATGTTCGCCGCCGCGTTTGTAAAAACCGGGGTGGACAAAAGGGTGTGCCTCATGATGTTCAAGAAGCTGGCCGTGCCAAACGTCAAGTGGGTCACCCTGATTTTCTTCGTCATCATTACCCCCTTGGCAGCCTTTATTTCCGACCACGCCCTGGCCGCCATGTTCTTGCCCATCGGCATCCTTTTATATCAAAACAGCCTGAGCAAAGAGGTTCCTGAAGACAAGGAACTGGCCAAGCTGCTCATGATCGCCATCGCCATGGCGTGCAACATCGGCGGCCCCGGCGCTCCTTCGGGCGGCGCAAGGAACGTTATCATGATGACCTATCTGAACGATATGTTCGGCATGGACATCGGATACTTCCAGTGGGTCACCTACTGCTTTCCCTTTTTGATCATCATGATCCCCATCACCTGGTTCATGGTCAACTGGCGGTTTAAGCCCCAAATTCACTCCCTGGCGCCCGCCATGGATCAGTTGTCCCGCGAAATAAACAAAATGGGCAAGTGGAACTCCAAGCAAATCTGGGCCTTCGTGATTTTTGTGGTCATGGTCTTCGGCTGGTTTACGGAAAAGGCCTTTTTCGACATGGGCATCTATCCCGTCCGTTTGGGCATCGGCGTCATCGCCGTGGCCGGCGCCGTGGCCTACCTGCTTACCGGTGTGTGCAACTGGCGCGACTATCAGGAACGCGTTGACTGGGGCGTTGTGTGGCTGTACGCCGGCGCCATCATCTTCGGCCGCACTCTGGACAGCACGGGCGCCGCTTACTGGATGGCCAGGAGCATCCTGGACGCCCTGGCGCCTCTGGGCATGGACTCGGGCCTGCCTCTGATGCTTGTGAACAACGGCCTCACTGCGGTGCTCACCAACCTCATGGCGGACGGCCCGGCTGCAGCGGCAGTGGGCCCCATCTCCCTGAATATGGCCGGCCTGGTCCATCCCGGCACCACGTATCTGCCTTTTATGGCCATGGGTACGGCAATGGCTTCGTCCTTCGCCTACTGCCTGATCATCGGCACTCCGCCCAACGCCATTGTTTACGCGGGCGGATACCTGGAGCCCAAGGACTACCTGCGGGTGGGACTCCCCATGTGGTTCGTCGCCAACATCGTGGTGATCCTATTAGTTTCGGTTTACTGGTGCTTCAGGGGGTTCTCCGGCTTGCCGGCTTTCTAA
- a CDS encoding sensor histidine kinase, whose protein sequence is MQENHYFSLKRKILASMLITPLVPFVLAAVVAYEHFSISTKADAVSKMERIVEDHAGLVDTFLKERKADLGFVAEAYGYESLSDQKTLSQVFKILQKESNAFLDLGIFDQAGVHVAYHGPYELAGKLYSDSQWFNQVRKNGSYVSDIFKGFRKVPHFVIAIAQKDEDRTWVLRATIDPYLFTEVVEKVRMGKTGEAYILNQEGVFQTSRRSGGDLMELDPAAENLLTQHHGARSCILKDKNASEYLYVTTWLPSQPWLLVARQETSDTFADLNQAGFWVLIIALVGGAMISVLAFYMSNRIIARIQQADQEKSQLNQQLVVAGRLAEIGEMSSGFAHEINNPLQIIRAESALIDTIIPDLKKRGELQESEDSRDMEDSLEQIKKQVDRCASITSAILKFARQKDLTPQTIDLCETLPEVTHMIARKAELDGVALSLQTEPPPIRVNADPAQLQQVLLNLINNAIYAMVDRHGTAGGGELKLDCNREGDKAVIRVKDNGGGISQENMEKIFTPFFSTKPVGKGTGLGLSICYGIIEKMGGNITVNSEPGVGTEFVITLPAAG, encoded by the coding sequence ATGCAAGAAAATCACTATTTCTCGTTAAAAAGAAAAATTTTGGCCAGCATGCTTATCACCCCCCTGGTTCCTTTTGTATTGGCGGCGGTGGTGGCGTACGAGCATTTTTCCATATCCACAAAGGCGGACGCCGTTTCCAAGATGGAGAGGATTGTGGAGGACCACGCCGGCCTGGTGGACACCTTTTTGAAAGAGCGTAAGGCAGACCTGGGCTTTGTGGCTGAAGCCTATGGGTATGAATCGTTGAGCGACCAGAAAACCTTGTCCCAGGTTTTCAAAATTCTTCAAAAAGAGTCCAACGCGTTTTTGGACCTGGGCATTTTTGACCAGGCCGGGGTGCATGTGGCCTATCACGGCCCCTACGAGCTTGCCGGCAAACTCTATTCAGACTCCCAATGGTTCAATCAGGTCAGGAAAAACGGCAGTTACGTATCCGATATATTTAAGGGGTTCAGAAAAGTCCCTCATTTTGTAATCGCCATTGCCCAGAAGGATGAAGACAGGACATGGGTGTTGCGGGCCACCATCGATCCCTATCTGTTTACGGAAGTGGTGGAGAAGGTCCGCATGGGCAAGACGGGCGAGGCTTACATCCTGAATCAGGAAGGCGTGTTCCAGACCAGCCGCCGGTCGGGCGGAGACCTGATGGAACTGGATCCGGCGGCGGAAAACCTTCTCACGCAGCATCATGGCGCCCGCAGTTGCATACTAAAAGACAAGAACGCCAGCGAATATCTTTACGTCACCACCTGGCTGCCCTCGCAGCCCTGGCTGCTGGTTGCCAGGCAGGAGACGTCCGACACCTTTGCAGACCTTAACCAGGCGGGCTTTTGGGTCTTGATAATCGCCCTGGTCGGCGGCGCCATGATTTCAGTCCTGGCCTTTTATATGAGCAACCGGATTATCGCCCGGATTCAGCAGGCAGACCAGGAAAAAAGCCAGCTTAACCAGCAATTGGTGGTGGCCGGGAGGCTTGCCGAGATTGGCGAGATGTCTTCCGGGTTCGCCCACGAGATCAACAACCCCTTACAGATTATCAGGGCGGAAAGCGCGCTTATCGACACTATAATCCCCGACCTGAAAAAACGCGGCGAGTTGCAGGAATCCGAGGACTCCAGGGATATGGAAGACTCCTTGGAGCAAATCAAAAAGCAGGTGGACCGGTGCGCATCCATCACAAGCGCCATATTAAAATTCGCCCGGCAAAAAGATTTGACTCCCCAGACAATTGATCTGTGCGAAACCCTCCCCGAAGTGACGCACATGATCGCCCGAAAGGCTGAGCTGGACGGCGTTGCCCTATCCCTCCAAACCGAGCCCCCCCCAATACGGGTTAACGCCGATCCGGCACAGCTTCAACAAGTGCTGCTCAACCTGATTAACAACGCTATCTACGCCATGGTGGACAGGCACGGAACCGCAGGCGGCGGAGAGTTGAAGCTGGACTGCAACCGGGAAGGCGATAAGGCGGTCATCCGGGTTAAGGATAACGGCGGCGGCATTTCTCAGGAAAATATGGAAAAGATTTTTACGCCCTTTTTCTCGACCAAACCCGTGGGCAAAGGGACTGGCCTTGGGTTGTCCATTTGCTACGGAATTATTGAAAAAATGGGTGGGAATATAACCGTTAACAGCGAGCCGGGCGTGGGAACCGAATTCGTGATTACCCTGCCGGCGGCGGGATGA
- a CDS encoding sensor histidine kinase: MEKERHYSGIKRRLMFLIVLISLAPLALIAIVNGYQFKHAYESKVLEHLEQVVKKHKQNIDTFLNENLADLRVIANTYPYEQFKDEAFLSELLRNLQAEHGGMVVDMGLVDDQGVQAAYSGPFKLGKAVYADATWFKEAMGSQNYISDVFMGLRGLPHFIVATKISADGREWLLRCTIDFMGFNRLVENIRIGETGLAFIINRQGAFQTKPGIQLDAHVESLRDLVWGKHSAVPEPNHSHVNNWPGPQYKDFATAMPVRAIVADDPQRPGSTSIYVMTQLKQGQWALIYRQDTHDAFSAWYKTRNAAIIIFIAGGLSIFFTAFLVSAKTVKRLEMADREKEMMNEKVIEAGKLASLGELAAGIAHEINNPVAIMVEESGWIGDLLEEDEFGDTENVAEISRSVAQIKTQGDRCKEITHKLLSFARRTDPRQQEVNMNELIGEVVDLSSQRAKYANVKVHQVLDDNLNLIQASPSELQQVLLNLINNAIDAIDHKQGGEVTISTENGDGVVNIHVADTGQGIPDAVLKRVFDPFFTTKPVGKGTGLGLSICYGIIEKMGGKISVNSSVGVGATFHISLPASRGEKNGGNAEPVS; the protein is encoded by the coding sequence ATGGAAAAAGAAAGACATTACAGCGGTATTAAAAGGCGTCTGATGTTTCTCATCGTGTTGATTTCATTAGCGCCTTTGGCCCTCATAGCCATCGTAAACGGCTACCAGTTCAAACATGCGTATGAGTCCAAGGTGTTGGAGCACCTGGAACAGGTCGTTAAAAAACATAAGCAGAACATAGACACCTTCCTGAACGAAAACCTGGCCGATCTGCGGGTGATCGCCAACACCTATCCCTACGAACAATTTAAGGACGAAGCCTTCCTTTCGGAGCTTTTGCGCAATCTTCAGGCGGAGCATGGCGGAATGGTCGTTGATATGGGCCTGGTGGATGACCAAGGGGTCCAGGCGGCGTATTCGGGGCCGTTTAAATTGGGCAAGGCCGTGTATGCCGACGCGACATGGTTCAAGGAAGCCATGGGCAGCCAGAACTACATCAGCGACGTGTTCATGGGTCTTCGGGGATTGCCCCATTTTATCGTTGCCACCAAAATTTCCGCCGATGGCAGGGAGTGGCTTCTGCGATGCACCATTGACTTCATGGGCTTCAACAGGCTGGTGGAAAACATACGGATCGGCGAAACAGGCCTGGCCTTTATCATAAACAGGCAGGGCGCTTTTCAGACAAAGCCGGGAATCCAATTGGACGCCCACGTGGAATCCCTTCGAGATCTGGTGTGGGGCAAGCATTCGGCGGTCCCGGAGCCGAACCATAGCCATGTAAACAATTGGCCGGGGCCCCAATACAAAGATTTTGCGACCGCCATGCCGGTCCGCGCCATAGTAGCAGACGATCCTCAAAGGCCCGGATCAACTTCCATCTATGTCATGACTCAGCTTAAGCAGGGGCAGTGGGCCCTGATTTACCGGCAAGACACCCACGACGCGTTCAGCGCCTGGTACAAAACCCGGAACGCGGCGATCATCATTTTTATCGCGGGCGGCTTGTCCATTTTTTTTACGGCCTTTCTTGTTTCGGCGAAAACGGTCAAGCGTCTGGAAATGGCGGACCGCGAAAAGGAAATGATGAACGAGAAGGTCATTGAGGCGGGCAAGCTCGCCTCCCTGGGAGAGCTGGCCGCCGGCATCGCCCACGAGATCAACAACCCCGTCGCCATCATGGTGGAGGAGTCCGGATGGATTGGAGATCTGCTGGAGGAAGACGAGTTCGGGGATACGGAGAATGTCGCGGAAATCAGCAGATCGGTCGCCCAGATCAAGACCCAGGGAGATCGGTGCAAGGAAATCACGCACAAGCTTCTGAGTTTCGCCAGAAGGACGGACCCCAGGCAGCAGGAAGTAAACATGAACGAGCTGATCGGGGAAGTGGTGGATCTGAGCAGCCAGAGGGCCAAGTACGCCAATGTCAAAGTGCATCAGGTTTTGGACGACAATCTGAACCTTATCCAGGCTTCGCCGTCGGAACTGCAGCAGGTTTTGCTTAATTTAATCAATAACGCCATAGACGCCATTGATCACAAACAGGGAGGAGAAGTGACCATCTCAACGGAGAACGGCGACGGCGTGGTGAATATTCATGTGGCGGATACGGGTCAGGGCATTCCTGACGCGGTCCTTAAAAGAGTTTTTGATCCGTTTTTTACCACCAAACCCGTGGGAAAGGGCACGGGACTCGGCCTCTCCATCTGCTACGGCATTATCGAGAAGATGGGGGGCAAAATTTCAGTAAATAGTTCGGTTGGGGTGGGCGCCACCTTTCACATCAGCCTGCCGGCCTCTCGAGGCGAAAAAAACGGCGGGAACGCGGAACCAGTAAGTTAA
- a CDS encoding response regulator: MNENRPEKSPLRVLLVDDEQGYLHVLEKRMERRGIEVTTAATGTDAVGILRGTDFDAAVVDLKMEDMDGIEVLNIFKKMVPEMPVIILTGHGSEKAARQGMAQGAFDYLTKPCDLEDLLEKIFQACQSQGKDCAQRAFLAPGKDES; this comes from the coding sequence ATGAATGAAAACAGACCTGAAAAATCTCCGCTCCGGGTCTTGCTTGTGGATGACGAGCAAGGATACCTGCATGTGTTGGAAAAACGGATGGAACGCAGAGGCATAGAAGTCACGACTGCCGCCACCGGTACAGACGCTGTGGGGATATTGCGAGGGACGGATTTTGACGCGGCTGTGGTGGACTTGAAAATGGAAGACATGGACGGCATAGAAGTCCTGAATATTTTTAAAAAAATGGTCCCTGAGATGCCAGTAATCATCCTCACGGGGCACGGATCTGAAAAGGCTGCCAGGCAGGGCATGGCCCAGGGAGCATTCGACTATCTCACCAAGCCCTGTGACCTGGAGGACCTCTTGGAAAAGATTTTTCAGGCTTGCCAGTCCCAGGGAAAGGACTGCGCTCAAAGGGCTTTTTTGGCGCCTGGAAAGGACGAGTCATGA
- a CDS encoding sensor histidine kinase: MRAYLTLRSKIFLLLACLAGVNFVGAGATLWYTFSTQKLYKTELSSGIDSLIAAQEVETALIMQKGYTTYFFLDGDPQWLESLKAHHQAFVKGMDQAEKASSTDHEHRILEKIAEAYLEFSVQRKVVIQLYKDGDDKAGANKHWEVRKQFQAIYTLCEEYKDLQRSQIEAAHKAYQQRGTVLSGFAVAAVFAALGCALLLGTMIYKQILKPLRRLATYGEDSGSPRVMGNEVQALGRRVDSLMQDMGQAQMELEQSREHLIQAEKLAMVGKLSAGVAHSIRNPLTSVKMRLFSLERSLDLNDIQREDFDVISEEIGHLNTIVGNFLEFARPPRLRMQRTSLSEVVDLTLQLVQHRLESYGVEAIVQRKLKLPSLVADPDQLKEFLMNLIMNACEAMVNGGKIFIREEAADVQGLGACACLRICDTGPGIPENVEEKVFEPFFSSKEEGTGLGLSIANRIIMEHGGVFRLEHEEGMGACFFAALPLEEEE; this comes from the coding sequence ATGCGCGCATATTTGACTCTTCGCTCTAAAATCTTTCTCCTTTTAGCTTGTTTGGCGGGCGTTAACTTTGTGGGCGCCGGCGCCACCCTCTGGTACACCTTCTCCACGCAAAAATTGTATAAAACGGAGCTTTCCAGCGGCATTGACTCTCTCATTGCAGCCCAGGAGGTGGAGACGGCCCTGATCATGCAAAAAGGCTACACCACCTATTTCTTCCTGGACGGCGACCCGCAGTGGCTGGAAAGCCTGAAGGCCCATCACCAGGCCTTTGTGAAAGGCATGGATCAAGCCGAAAAAGCGTCCTCCACGGATCACGAACACCGGATTCTTGAGAAAATCGCCGAGGCCTACCTGGAATTCAGCGTGCAGCGTAAGGTCGTGATTCAGCTTTACAAGGACGGCGACGACAAGGCGGGCGCCAACAAACACTGGGAGGTTCGCAAACAATTCCAGGCGATTTATACGCTTTGCGAAGAATATAAGGATCTGCAAAGAAGCCAGATTGAGGCCGCCCATAAAGCCTACCAGCAACGGGGGACTGTGCTTTCCGGCTTTGCCGTGGCTGCGGTTTTTGCGGCCCTGGGATGCGCGCTATTGCTGGGCACGATGATTTACAAACAGATTCTCAAACCCCTAAGGCGTCTGGCCACCTATGGAGAGGACTCCGGATCCCCCAGAGTCATGGGCAATGAAGTCCAGGCCCTGGGACGCCGGGTGGACAGCTTGATGCAAGACATGGGCCAGGCCCAAATGGAACTGGAGCAAAGCCGGGAGCATTTGATTCAAGCAGAGAAGCTGGCCATGGTCGGCAAGTTGTCCGCAGGCGTGGCCCATAGCATCCGCAACCCGCTCACCTCGGTCAAGATGCGCCTTTTTTCACTGGAAAGATCCCTGGACCTGAACGACATCCAGAGAGAAGATTTTGACGTTATATCAGAGGAAATCGGGCATTTGAATACCATTGTCGGCAACTTCCTGGAGTTCGCAAGGCCGCCCAGGCTGCGTATGCAGAGAACCAGCCTGTCTGAAGTAGTGGACCTGACTTTGCAATTGGTTCAGCACAGATTGGAATCCTACGGCGTGGAAGCCATTGTGCAGCGTAAGCTCAAGCTGCCTTCCCTGGTTGCGGATCCGGACCAGTTGAAGGAATTCCTCATGAATCTGATTATGAACGCCTGCGAGGCCATGGTGAACGGCGGCAAAATTTTCATCCGGGAAGAGGCCGCGGACGTCCAAGGTCTTGGGGCCTGCGCTTGTCTTCGCATTTGCGATACTGGCCCCGGCATTCCGGAAAACGTCGAAGAAAAAGTCTTTGAGCCGTTTTTCTCCAGCAAGGAGGAAGGCACAGGCCTGGGCTTAAGTATAGCCAATCGCATTATCATGGAGCACGGCGGCGTGTTCCGGCTGGAGCATGAGGAAGGCATGGGCGCCTGCTTTTTTGCAGCCCTGCCCTTAGAGGAGGAAGAATAG
- a CDS encoding YIP1 family protein, protein MDLAEKARPNNSGIIGYFQALTGVLSRPGVFFESLDEDAPITKPLGFLLASALFFTGASLTCIAHDYAIMAGVYFINALFMPMVSAAVCFLFMTMFTGRTVKFRAVMAVHAYASGVTMLAAWIPLFVWFTEPWRWILIILGTVKACKISWLKSILAALAAFVTTNVFFWSLMLAIAGLKGV, encoded by the coding sequence ATGGATTTGGCGGAAAAAGCAAGACCTAATAACTCGGGAATTATCGGCTACTTTCAAGCCCTGACCGGGGTGTTAAGCAGGCCGGGGGTATTTTTTGAATCCCTGGACGAAGATGCGCCCATAACCAAACCCTTGGGATTTCTGCTGGCCAGCGCCCTGTTTTTTACAGGCGCCAGCCTCACCTGTATAGCCCATGATTACGCGATCATGGCGGGCGTGTATTTTATTAACGCCTTGTTTATGCCCATGGTTTCCGCCGCGGTATGCTTCCTGTTCATGACCATGTTCACGGGACGGACAGTCAAATTCAGAGCCGTCATGGCCGTACACGCCTATGCTTCCGGCGTGACCATGCTGGCCGCCTGGATTCCTTTGTTTGTGTGGTTTACCGAACCCTGGAGATGGATCTTGATTATTCTTGGAACGGTCAAGGCGTGTAAAATATCCTGGCTGAAATCAATCCTGGCGGCGTTGGCCGCCTTTGTGACGACCAATGTTTTTTTCTGGTCCCTCATGCTTGCCATAGCAGGTTTGAAAGGGGTTTGA
- a CDS encoding sigma-54-dependent transcriptional regulator produces MATILIVDDDPQLRQSFERILQEEGHLVHTASSGETGLVKVEQVKPDLVIMDVRMPGMDGLATYKEIRKIESRLPVIIMTAFGTTETAIEATKMGAFDYILKPFDIPAILDMIDQAVKASRFMHSKVQVGAYSDDEPQDALVGASPAMQEIYKAIGRVASTDATVLVRGESGTGKELAARAIYQHSARAHRPFLIINCVAIPPTLLESELFGYEKGAFTGASNRRVGKIERANHGSIFLDEIGDMPLEIQSKILRLLQERSIERLGGREPIPVDVRIIAATNRNLEEAVRQGRFREDLYYRLKVVTLSLPPLRERAGDVPLLAEYFLSRHAKSMGMPNPGLTKDAARALESHPWPGNVRELSNALQKSLIFSKGYPLESNDISRAAAWNMPEGIQSEETDSEHIDALIRKWVREQMTVVHDGRLFEQIMDHLGSLVIAEALRMTGGNRTRAAKILGLSRPTLLSRIEKYDLKIRTSVD; encoded by the coding sequence GTGGCTACCATCCTGATTGTGGACGATGACCCCCAACTGAGGCAAAGTTTCGAGCGAATTCTACAGGAAGAAGGGCATTTGGTGCATACTGCCTCCTCCGGCGAGACGGGCCTTGTCAAGGTGGAGCAGGTCAAGCCGGACCTGGTAATCATGGACGTCCGCATGCCGGGCATGGACGGATTGGCTACGTACAAGGAAATCCGGAAAATCGAATCCCGCCTGCCGGTGATCATCATGACCGCCTTCGGAACCACGGAAACCGCCATTGAAGCCACCAAGATGGGCGCTTTTGACTACATCCTCAAGCCTTTTGACATCCCGGCCATCCTGGACATGATCGACCAGGCCGTCAAAGCCTCCCGCTTTATGCATTCCAAGGTCCAGGTGGGGGCTTATTCGGACGACGAACCCCAGGACGCTCTTGTGGGGGCGAGCCCGGCCATGCAGGAAATCTACAAAGCCATCGGAAGGGTTGCATCCACGGACGCCACGGTTTTGGTCAGAGGGGAATCCGGCACTGGCAAAGAACTGGCGGCCCGCGCCATATACCAGCACAGTGCAAGGGCTCATCGCCCATTTTTGATCATCAACTGCGTGGCAATTCCTCCCACCCTGCTGGAAAGCGAGTTGTTCGGGTATGAAAAAGGCGCGTTTACCGGCGCCTCCAACAGAAGAGTGGGTAAAATCGAACGCGCCAACCACGGCTCCATTTTTCTGGATGAAATCGGGGACATGCCCCTGGAAATCCAATCAAAAATCCTGCGCCTTCTCCAGGAAAGAAGTATAGAACGGCTGGGCGGACGCGAGCCCATCCCCGTGGACGTGCGCATTATCGCCGCCACCAACCGCAATCTGGAGGAAGCCGTGCGCCAGGGCCGTTTTCGGGAGGACTTGTACTACCGGCTCAAGGTGGTGACGCTGTCCCTGCCGCCCCTCAGGGAAAGGGCCGGAGACGTCCCCCTGCTGGCGGAATACTTTTTGTCCAGACACGCAAAATCCATGGGCATGCCCAACCCCGGACTCACCAAGGACGCCGCCCGCGCCCTGGAATCCCACCCCTGGCCGGGCAATGTTCGGGAGCTTTCCAACGCATTGCAGAAATCCCTGATTTTTTCCAAGGGATACCCCTTGGAGTCCAATGACATCAGCCGCGCTGCGGCATGGAACATGCCCGAAGGCATTCAAAGTGAAGAAACCGATTCCGAGCACATTGACGCCCTCATCCGCAAGTGGGTCCGGGAGCAGATGACCGTCGTCCACGATGGGCGCCTGTTCGAGCAAATCATGGATCATTTGGGCAGCCTGGTCATTGCCGAGGCCCTTCGCATGACCGGCGGAAACCGCACCAGGGCGGCCAAGATTTTGGGCCTTTCCCGGCCTACCCTCCTATCCCGCATTGAGAAGTACGATCTTAAGATAAGAACCTCCGTGGATTAG
- a CDS encoding response regulator yields MSDIKVMLVDDEQSFVEAMAKRLTKRNLEVVQAFSGEEGLEKLKEVFGVDVVVLDVKMPGMDGIQTLQEIRKRYPLVEVIMLTGHATVQSAIDGMKQGAFDYLMKPCDMDDLLGKVREAKAKKENHEHKIAQARAMNIANRRGD; encoded by the coding sequence ATGTCTGATATCAAAGTGATGCTCGTGGATGACGAGCAATCTTTTGTAGAAGCAATGGCCAAAAGGCTGACCAAACGCAACCTTGAAGTCGTCCAGGCTTTTTCCGGGGAGGAAGGCCTTGAAAAACTGAAAGAGGTCTTTGGCGTGGATGTTGTTGTGTTGGATGTCAAAATGCCCGGGATGGACGGCATTCAAACCCTGCAGGAAATCCGCAAACGCTATCCTTTAGTGGAAGTGATCATGCTTACCGGCCATGCCACGGTGCAAAGCGCCATCGATGGGATGAAACAAGGGGCTTTCGACTACCTGATGAAGCCATGCGACATGGATGACCTTCTGGGCAAAGTGCGGGAGGCCAAAGCAAAGAAGGAAAATCATGAACACAAAATCGCCCAGGCACGGGCTATGAACATCGCGAACAGGCGAGGAGATTAG